One genomic window of Anaerofustis stercorihominis DSM 17244 includes the following:
- a CDS encoding thiamine pyrophosphate-dependent enzyme gives MTKSIFVDPNEMRKKGEIKFENIKVNEYQKKVKDVTDEFSKDDFKRIYRDMWYIREFETMLNLIKTTNSYEGMEYNNPGPAHLAIGQEAAYVGQAYDLTIDDFSFGSHRAHGEVLAKGLSAIEKLSDEELIKIMEEFDEGKIYKIIKENTDTDDVKEIARDFYLYGFLAEIFAKETGFSKGLGGSMHAYFLPFGLYPNNAIVGGCAPIATGAALFKRANKKKGIVISNCGDGAIGCGPVYESMNFASMDQLRGLWEEGYNGGLPIIYNVFNNSYGMGGQTKGETMAYDMVARLGAGVTPNQMHAERVDGYNPLAVIDAYRRKRKIIEEGEGPVLLEVITYRFTGHSPSDASTYRTKEEVTAWEAQDSIIDFGNQMIEAGICDEKDLKDIELKVREDIKKAVKLSIDPEISPRMDLDNHPELMENIMFSDEKIVNRDESRTPEINLEDNPRVNAISRKVRSAYDKDGKAVSKNKTFQIRDGLFEAILEGYKNDSTLIAYGEECRDWGGAFAVYRGLTEALPYHRLFNSPISEAAIAGTAVGYAMAGGRVIAELMYADFIGRCGDEVFNQMAKWHAMSAGVLKIPVILRLPVGNKYGAQHSQDWSGLCTHIPGLKVVYPNTPYDAKGLMNSALRGTDPVIFVESQKMYDKGEEFEAEVPEGYYEVEFGEPSIKRKGTDVTILTIGPTLYTAIEAADKLSEYGISAEVIDARSLVPFNYEVVIESVKKTGKIILASDAVTRGSHLQDMASNITRLVFDYLDGPPVVVGAKNWITPAHELDHTFFPQPEWIVDAFHENIMPIPGYSPSHNFTDTELIRESKLGV, from the coding sequence ATGACTAAAAGCATATTTGTAGACCCTAATGAAATGAGAAAAAAGGGTGAAATAAAGTTTGAAAATATAAAAGTTAACGAGTATCAAAAGAAAGTTAAAGATGTTACAGATGAATTCTCTAAAGATGATTTTAAGAGGATTTACAGAGATATGTGGTACATAAGAGAATTTGAAACGATGCTCAATCTAATAAAGACCACGAACAGCTATGAGGGTATGGAATATAATAACCCGGGACCGGCGCATCTTGCAATAGGTCAGGAAGCGGCTTATGTAGGTCAGGCTTACGACCTTACAATAGACGATTTTTCTTTCGGCTCTCACCGTGCCCACGGAGAAGTATTGGCTAAAGGTCTTTCCGCAATAGAAAAATTAAGCGATGAAGAACTTATTAAAATCATGGAAGAATTCGATGAAGGAAAGATATATAAGATAATAAAAGAAAATACGGATACTGATGATGTAAAAGAAATAGCAAGAGACTTTTATCTGTATGGTTTCCTTGCTGAAATATTTGCAAAAGAAACGGGATTTTCAAAAGGTCTCGGGGGTTCGATGCATGCTTATTTCTTGCCTTTCGGACTTTATCCTAACAATGCCATTGTAGGAGGTTGTGCTCCTATAGCAACGGGTGCGGCACTATTTAAAAGAGCTAACAAGAAAAAAGGTATAGTAATTTCCAACTGCGGAGACGGAGCAATCGGCTGCGGTCCCGTATATGAATCAATGAACTTTGCGAGTATGGACCAGCTAAGAGGACTTTGGGAAGAGGGATATAACGGCGGACTTCCTATAATATACAATGTATTCAACAACAGCTACGGAATGGGTGGACAAACAAAAGGCGAAACCATGGCTTACGATATGGTGGCAAGACTTGGTGCGGGAGTGACTCCTAACCAAATGCACGCGGAAAGAGTAGACGGATACAATCCTCTTGCGGTAATAGACGCATACAGAAGAAAGAGAAAGATAATCGAAGAGGGCGAAGGTCCCGTTCTGCTTGAAGTGATTACATACAGGTTTACAGGACATTCTCCTTCAGACGCTTCTACATACAGGACAAAAGAAGAAGTTACCGCTTGGGAAGCTCAGGATTCTATAATCGATTTCGGAAATCAAATGATTGAAGCCGGTATATGCGACGAAAAAGATTTAAAAGATATCGAACTAAAAGTAAGAGAAGATATCAAAAAAGCCGTTAAACTTTCCATAGACCCTGAAATCTCTCCTAGAATGGATTTGGATAATCATCCAGAACTTATGGAAAACATCATGTTCAGTGATGAAAAAATAGTAAACAGAGATGAAAGCAGGACTCCAGAGATAAACCTTGAAGATAATCCGAGAGTAAATGCCATATCAAGAAAAGTAAGGTCTGCTTATGATAAAGACGGAAAAGCAGTGTCCAAGAATAAGACATTCCAAATCAGAGACGGCTTATTTGAGGCTATACTGGAAGGATATAAAAATGACTCTACGTTAATAGCGTACGGCGAAGAATGTCGTGACTGGGGCGGAGCCTTCGCCGTATACAGAGGTCTTACGGAAGCACTTCCTTATCACAGACTATTTAACTCTCCTATTTCTGAAGCAGCCATAGCAGGTACCGCAGTAGGATATGCAATGGCGGGCGGAAGAGTCATAGCTGAACTTATGTATGCAGATTTCATAGGAAGATGCGGAGATGAAGTATTCAACCAAATGGCTAAATGGCATGCGATGAGTGCGGGGGTACTTAAGATACCTGTAATACTGAGACTTCCTGTGGGCAACAAATACGGTGCACAGCATTCTCAGGACTGGAGCGGACTTTGTACCCATATACCGGGACTTAAAGTAGTTTATCCTAATACTCCTTACGATGCAAAAGGTCTTATGAATTCTGCCCTAAGAGGAACCGACCCTGTAATATTCGTTGAAAGCCAAAAGATGTACGATAAAGGCGAAGAATTTGAAGCGGAAGTTCCCGAAGGATATTACGAAGTGGAATTCGGTGAACCGAGCATAAAGAGAAAAGGAACCGATGTAACGATACTTACGATAGGACCTACATTATATACCGCAATAGAAGCTGCGGATAAACTCAGCGAATATGGTATAAGTGCGGAAGTAATCGACGCAAGGAGCCTTGTTCCTTTCAATTATGAAGTTGTTATTGAATCTGTTAAGAAAACCGGCAAGATAATCCTCGCATCGGATGCGGTAACCAGAGGTTCACATCTTCAGGATATGGCAAGTAACATAACAAGACTTGTATTCGATTATTTGGACGGACCTCCTGTAGTAGTGGGAGCTAAAAACTGGATAACACCTGCACATGAACTTGACCATACATTCTTCCCTCAGCCTGAGTGGATAGTAGACGCATTCCATGAAAATATAATGCCTATACCGGGATATTCACCATCTCATAATTTCACCGATACCGAACTAATCAGAGAAAGTAAACTAGGCGTATAA
- the lpdA gene encoding dihydrolipoyl dehydrogenase, with the protein MYDVIVIGAGPGGYLAAERAAEGGKKTLLIEKEHIGGVCLNEGCIPTKTLLYSAKLYDGALHGDKYGVKAEKISIDHKAVIKRKDKVIKTLVGGVSAALKSKKVDVITGSAVIKGKKDGKVQVEVNGEIKESTYLIIASGSDSVKPPIPGVLEGLESGFVLTNKEVLKLDEPPKEFVVIGGGVIGLEMASYFNSIGSKVTVVEMLDKIAGPTDAKISGILKKEYEKKGITFNLSSRVTKLDNEYVYFEKDGKEEKVKADKVLLSIGRRANTIGLGLENLNIFIERGCIKVDERQETNVANVYAVGDCVGGIMLAHTAYREAEVAVNNILGKKDRMKYNAVPSVIYTNPEIASVGESEESAKEKGMDVIVKELPMQYSGRYVAENEGGSGIIRIVVDKKWNTLVGVHMIANYASELILGAVTMVESQISIDEIKKIIFPHPSVGEIIREAIFTL; encoded by the coding sequence ATGTATGATGTAATCGTTATTGGAGCAGGTCCGGGCGGATACCTTGCTGCCGAAAGAGCGGCGGAAGGCGGAAAGAAAACTCTTTTGATAGAAAAGGAACATATCGGCGGTGTATGTCTTAACGAAGGATGTATACCTACAAAGACATTATTATATTCAGCCAAATTATACGACGGAGCTCTTCACGGAGATAAATACGGAGTTAAGGCTGAAAAGATAAGTATAGACCATAAAGCCGTAATAAAAAGAAAAGATAAAGTAATAAAGACTTTGGTCGGTGGTGTATCTGCGGCTCTTAAATCGAAAAAAGTGGATGTAATAACAGGAAGTGCCGTTATAAAAGGTAAAAAGGACGGCAAGGTACAAGTCGAAGTAAATGGAGAAATAAAGGAAAGTACATATTTGATAATCGCCAGCGGTTCGGACAGTGTTAAACCTCCTATCCCCGGGGTTTTAGAGGGGCTTGAAAGCGGATTTGTGCTTACGAACAAAGAAGTATTAAAGCTTGATGAACCTCCGAAAGAGTTCGTTGTGATAGGAGGAGGAGTCATAGGTCTTGAAATGGCAAGTTATTTCAACAGTATCGGAAGCAAAGTGACAGTAGTTGAAATGCTTGATAAAATTGCAGGGCCGACCGATGCTAAAATTTCCGGGATTTTAAAGAAAGAATACGAAAAGAAAGGCATAACATTTAACTTAAGTTCCAGAGTAACGAAGCTTGATAATGAATATGTATATTTTGAAAAGGACGGAAAAGAAGAAAAAGTAAAAGCGGATAAAGTCCTTCTTTCAATAGGCAGAAGAGCAAATACGATAGGTCTCGGTCTTGAGAATTTAAATATATTTATAGAACGCGGATGTATAAAGGTAGATGAAAGACAGGAAACGAACGTAGCGAACGTCTATGCCGTTGGAGACTGTGTAGGAGGTATCATGCTTGCTCATACCGCTTACAGAGAAGCGGAAGTAGCGGTAAACAATATCCTCGGTAAAAAAGATAGGATGAAGTATAATGCGGTTCCGAGCGTTATTTATACAAATCCCGAAATAGCCTCTGTTGGAGAGAGCGAAGAAAGCGCAAAAGAAAAGGGAATGGACGTAATTGTAAAAGAACTTCCTATGCAGTATTCCGGAAGATACGTTGCGGAAAACGAAGGCGGAAGCGGTATCATAAGAATAGTCGTGGATAAAAAATGGAATACGCTTGTTGGCGTACATATGATAGCGAACTATGCAAGCGAACTCATACTAGGTGCCGTGACTATGGTAGAAAGCCAAATTAGTATAGATGAAATCAAGAAAATAATATTCCCTCATCCGAGTGTAGGCGAAATTATAAGAGAAGCGATATTTACTTTATAA
- a CDS encoding dihydrolipoamide acetyltransferase family protein: MATGVIMPRQGQSVESCIITKWNVKKGDSVKEGDVLFEYETDKAAFEEEAKVNGTVLEILAEEGDDVPCLDTVCVIGNEGDDISEFLSASSGIEEEAEVKNEAGEAKEEVVIVSTKKGDEEKVSPRAKMMAEEKNLDLSKAVPTGPDGRIIERDVLTLAKNGFKIVKGEDNKEVCDAVDVNVANNAEIAEYEDIKHSNVRKVIAKSMHASLTNMAQLTFNRSFDATEMMSYRKTLKKSSEAMGLVNITINDIIMYAVSRTLLQHKSFNAHYDDEKLRVFNNVNLGMAVDTPRGLLVPTIFNANKMSLNEISIRAKELGSMAGEGKISPDLLTGASFTVSNLGSFGIESFTPIVNPPQTGILGVCGLTDKVKVVEGNIVPYKSMNLSFTCDHRAVDGADAARLLKDLCENLENFSALLAK, encoded by the coding sequence ATGGCAACCGGTGTTATTATGCCCAGACAGGGGCAGTCAGTCGAAAGCTGTATCATCACTAAGTGGAACGTTAAAAAAGGTGACAGCGTAAAAGAAGGAGATGTTTTATTCGAATATGAAACGGATAAAGCTGCTTTTGAAGAAGAAGCTAAAGTGAACGGTACCGTTTTGGAAATTTTAGCGGAAGAAGGAGACGACGTGCCTTGTCTTGACACGGTATGTGTGATAGGAAATGAAGGAGATGACATCAGTGAATTTTTAAGTGCTTCATCCGGGATCGAAGAAGAAGCGGAAGTTAAAAATGAAGCTGGTGAAGCAAAAGAAGAAGTTGTTATCGTATCAACCAAAAAGGGAGATGAAGAGAAAGTTTCTCCTAGGGCAAAGATGATGGCAGAGGAAAAAAATCTTGATTTGTCTAAAGCAGTCCCTACGGGACCTGACGGAAGGATAATTGAAAGAGATGTTTTGACTCTCGCTAAAAACGGATTTAAAATCGTAAAAGGTGAAGATAATAAAGAGGTTTGTGACGCCGTTGATGTAAACGTTGCAAATAATGCAGAAATCGCTGAATATGAAGATATCAAACATTCAAATGTAAGAAAAGTTATTGCAAAATCCATGCATGCTTCGCTTACAAATATGGCTCAGCTTACTTTTAACAGGTCATTTGACGCAACAGAAATGATGTCTTACAGAAAGACTTTAAAGAAAAGCAGTGAAGCGATGGGGCTTGTCAATATAACCATCAACGATATAATAATGTACGCTGTTTCAAGGACTTTACTTCAACATAAGAGCTTCAATGCTCATTATGATGATGAAAAGTTAAGAGTATTCAATAATGTTAATTTAGGTATGGCTGTAGATACGCCTAGAGGACTTCTTGTTCCGACCATATTTAATGCAAATAAAATGTCGTTAAATGAAATATCTATAAGAGCCAAAGAACTCGGTTCTATGGCAGGAGAAGGGAAAATAAGTCCAGATCTTCTTACGGGAGCCAGCTTTACGGTCAGCAACCTTGGTTCATTCGGTATCGAAAGTTTTACACCTATAGTAAATCCTCCTCAAACAGGGATACTCGGTGTATGCGGGCTTACGGACAAAGTAAAAGTGGTAGAAGGGAATATCGTTCCTTATAAATCTATGAACTTATCATTTACTTGTGACCACAGAGCTGTTGACGGAGCGGACGCGGCAAGGTTACTCAAAGATTTATGCGAAAACTTGGAAAACTTTAGTGCATTACTTGCAAAATAG